One part of the Methanofastidiosum sp. genome encodes these proteins:
- a CDS encoding ABC transporter substrate-binding protein, protein GAFYWCVRAPEEALNVLWVAKTFYPERFPNLDIEKETKYFYETFFGYKLSDEEVDLILHPEKQTW, encoded by the coding sequence GGTGCGTTTTATTGGTGCGTACGAGCTCCTGAAGAAGCATTAAATGTTTTATGGGTGGCTAAGACTTTTTATCCAGAAAGATTTCCTAACTTGGATATAGAAAAGGAAACAAAATACTTTTACGAGACATTCTTTGGCTATAAACTATCTGACGAAGAAGTTGATTTGATACTTCATCCAGAAAAGCAGACTTGGTGA
- a CDS encoding ABC transporter substrate-binding protein: MKAVTRTIVDHAENTVEIPSIVERIGDTWPAHNAVLIALGAGDRLVAASPYVKNLPWLKKIFRRIDEIPAPFGPDSLNKESLIETHPDIIICPLGYMGRIASELKETNIPIVQLLHYNNYSELKKVIKLTGEILGGEAEKKANDYCKYVDDNVRRISTVTSKIPLEQKPRVCFISSRSLNYYKHDVLVQTWIEMGGGINVVAEEGMENAFQDLSIEDVKKWNPDIIIVSSAAQSPSEIKQRIIQDPNWSDIKAVKDGKVYISPKGVYTWDFHSTETALQILWIAKTLHPNKFKDLNIAKEVKYFYSKFYCYDLTEDEVNRILNSIPPYD, translated from the coding sequence ATGAAAGCTGTGACAAGAACTATTGTTGATCATGCAGAAAATACAGTAGAGATCCCAAGTATAGTTGAACGTATTGGAGACACATGGCCTGCGCATAATGCAGTATTAATAGCGTTGGGAGCTGGCGATAGACTTGTTGCAGCTTCTCCTTATGTAAAAAATCTCCCTTGGTTAAAAAAAATATTTCGAAGAATAGATGAAATCCCAGCACCATTTGGCCCAGATTCATTAAACAAAGAAAGCCTTATTGAAACGCATCCAGATATTATTATATGCCCTTTGGGGTATATGGGGCGCATAGCATCAGAACTAAAAGAAACGAATATTCCAATAGTACAGTTGCTTCATTACAACAATTATAGCGAACTAAAAAAAGTAATTAAATTAACAGGAGAAATATTAGGGGGAGAAGCAGAAAAAAAGGCAAATGACTATTGTAAATATGTAGATGATAATGTCAGAAGAATTTCCACTGTAACCTCAAAAATCCCATTAGAACAGAAACCAAGAGTATGTTTTATTTCTTCCCGTTCTTTGAACTACTATAAACATGATGTGTTGGTACAAACTTGGATAGAAATGGGTGGCGGCATTAATGTCGTTGCAGAGGAAGGTATGGAAAACGCTTTTCAGGATTTATCCATAGAGGATGTGAAGAAATGGAATCCAGATATAATTATCGTAAGTTCAGCCGCCCAATCTCCAAGTGAGATAAAGCAAAGAATAATACAGGATCCTAACTGGAGCGATATAAAAGCAGTTAAAGATGGAAAAGTATACATTAGCCCGAAAGGGGTATACACATGGGACTTCCACAGCACAGAGACAGCATTACAGATACTATGGATTGCCAAAACATTACACCCCAATAAATTTAAGGATTTGAATATTGCCAAAGAAGTAAAATATTTCTATTCTAAGTTCTACTGTTATGATCTTACAGAAGATGAAGTCAATAGGATTTTGAATAGCATTCCGCCCTACGACTGA
- a CDS encoding iron ABC transporter permease, which translates to MKEFLFKKKRGILRKLSINIFLILLPVSMFFISFLIGRYPASPLEVVTILASTVLPIEHTWSAVLNMVIFEIRLPRIMAAMLVGAGLAISGASFQGLFRNPLISPQILGVTSGAGFGAAIAILIWNNSFIIQLSALLFGLFAVAMTYGISKMVRGTSTLVLVLAGMAVGAFLSALISLTKYVADPYEKLPAIVFWLMGSLSSVSNKDVLMVSLPILIGMIILLLIRWKINILAMGDEEASSLGIDTKRLTAIIVICCTIVTASSVCLSGIIGWVGLIIPHVGRMLVGPDHKVLLPACVSIGAFYLLLVDNCARTLIASEIPLGILTAIVGAPFFVYLLRKSGMGWS; encoded by the coding sequence ATGAAAGAGTTTTTATTTAAGAAAAAAAGAGGCATTCTAAGGAAACTGTCAATAAATATATTTTTAATTTTATTGCCAGTTTCCATGTTTTTTATATCATTTCTCATTGGCAGATATCCTGCTTCGCCACTAGAAGTCGTGACGATTTTAGCATCTACAGTCTTGCCAATTGAACACACTTGGTCCGCCGTATTAAATATGGTAATCTTCGAGATAAGATTGCCTAGGATTATGGCCGCCATGCTTGTTGGGGCGGGATTAGCAATATCTGGAGCATCATTTCAGGGACTTTTTAGAAATCCGCTTATTTCTCCCCAGATTCTAGGCGTTACCTCAGGCGCAGGCTTTGGCGCTGCAATAGCCATTCTCATTTGGAATAATTCATTCATAATACAACTATCTGCATTGCTTTTTGGGTTATTTGCAGTTGCTATGACTTATGGAATTAGCAAAATGGTCAGGGGAACATCGACATTAGTTTTGGTACTAGCAGGTATGGCAGTTGGAGCATTTCTCTCAGCCTTGATATCTCTTACGAAGTATGTGGCGGATCCTTATGAAAAACTTCCCGCCATAGTATTCTGGCTCATGGGAAGCTTATCATCTGTTTCAAACAAAGATGTACTTATGGTATCTTTACCTATACTAATTGGTATGATTATACTTTTACTGATCAGATGGAAGATAAATATCCTTGCGATGGGAGATGAGGAAGCATCGTCTCTTGGAATCGATACTAAAAGATTGACAGCGATTATAGTCATATGTTGTACCATAGTAACAGCTTCGTCTGTATGCCTCAGCGGGATTATTGGGTGGGTAGGGCTTATTATACCTCATGTTGGGAGGATGTTAGTTGGCCCAGACCATAAGGTATTATTGCCAGCATGTGTTTCTATCGGTGCGTTCTATCTTTTGCTTGTGGATAACTGTGCAAGAACACTGATAGCATCAGAGATACCTCTTGGTATTCTAACAGCTATAGTTGGTGCACCTTTCTTTGTATATTTATTAAGAAAAAGCGGAATGGGTTGGTCATGA
- a CDS encoding ABC transporter ATP-binding protein — protein sequence MKEVIKLEDAAFSYNGTAMVFENINFSMKEGDIFCILGSNGTGKSTLIKCIANLLKLKKGCVILNDRNIYGLKKVDVAKEMGYIPQIHTSTFPFSVLDIVLMGRSPHLSLMSSPSEKDYKIAENAIRTLGISHLSKKPYTEISGGERQLVLFARILAQQPSVLILDEPTSHLDFGNQIRVLEVIDQMAKNGLSILMTSHFPDHAFLVSNKVAIMKDGSLIDEGTPNEVITNESMKKIYGIDVEVTYMEGNINRKVCVPLTKNKSL from the coding sequence ATGAAAGAAGTAATAAAACTAGAAGATGCAGCTTTCTCGTATAATGGAACGGCCATGGTATTTGAGAATATCAACTTTTCTATGAAAGAAGGCGATATTTTCTGCATTTTAGGATCAAATGGAACGGGGAAATCTACATTAATCAAGTGCATAGCAAATCTGTTAAAACTCAAAAAAGGATGCGTAATTCTAAACGATAGGAATATTTATGGATTAAAAAAAGTCGACGTGGCAAAAGAAATGGGGTATATCCCACAGATACATACTTCCACGTTTCCATTTTCGGTCTTGGACATCGTGCTTATGGGTAGATCTCCTCACCTAAGTTTAATGTCTTCTCCATCGGAAAAAGATTATAAGATCGCTGAAAATGCCATCAGAACACTTGGCATATCCCATCTATCAAAAAAGCCTTATACTGAAATTAGTGGAGGTGAGAGGCAGCTTGTCCTTTTTGCCAGAATCTTAGCACAGCAGCCATCAGTTTTGATCCTAGATGAGCCAACCTCTCATTTAGATTTTGGGAATCAGATTAGAGTTTTGGAAGTAATTGATCAAATGGCAAAAAACGGGCTTTCAATTCTCATGACTTCGCATTTCCCAGATCACGCATTTTTAGTATCTAACAAGGTCGCAATCATGAAAGACGGATCTTTGATAGATGAGGGCACGCCTAACGAAGTAATAACAAATGAGAGCATGAAAAAAATATATGGGATTGATGTAGAAGTTACATATATGGAGGGAAATATAAACAGAAAGGTTTGTGTTCCCCTGACAAAAAATAAAAGTTTGTGA
- a CDS encoding ferredoxin, protein MKVFIKEGCIKCGICSNECPEVFSVGPDETAIISEEYQGGNEFEGEVSDNIAECVKAAENACPVHIISTKK, encoded by the coding sequence TTGAAGGTGTTTATAAAAGAGGGATGCATAAAATGCGGAATTTGTTCCAATGAATGTCCTGAAGTTTTTAGCGTAGGCCCTGACGAAACCGCAATTATCTCTGAGGAATATCAAGGGGGCAATGAATTTGAAGGTGAAGTCAGTGACAATATCGCAGAATGCGTGAAAGCCGCAGAGAATGCATGTCCTGTACATATAATTTCTACCAAAAAATGA
- a CDS encoding putative sulfate/molybdate transporter, producing the protein MIIKEFEFNLRELAGSMGDFGTLLPLAIGYIVVNGLNPAGFLIMMGLVNISLGLVYKLPMPLQPKKTVATVAIAQGWSPSLIYSTGFGLGIVWLFLYFTNLIQKIVKYTPKSVARGITLALGFTLFLTGIEFFKSDILIGAIAILIILVFRKNTRLPAAILLFVFGILLVIFKGQLTGIIDIGFTLPPVTTISLKDIYTGMILAGIAQIPLTLTNAVIAVTALLKDYFPEKPVSERKLLLNMGVVNIVVPFFGGFPMCHGAGGLAGQYTFGARTGGANIMEGSIEIGLGLFLSKSILNLFSVFPMSIVGAMLFYVSYELAKLARDIKSYHEIFVMLFTAVVSVISNMAIGFALGIITFNLLKKFNS; encoded by the coding sequence ATGATAATAAAAGAATTCGAATTCAATCTAAGAGAACTTGCTGGATCAATGGGAGATTTTGGAACATTATTGCCTTTGGCTATAGGCTATATAGTCGTAAATGGTCTCAATCCGGCGGGATTTCTTATAATGATGGGGCTTGTGAATATATCTTTGGGATTAGTATACAAGCTCCCCATGCCATTACAACCTAAAAAAACAGTTGCAACTGTTGCCATCGCACAAGGTTGGTCACCTTCTCTTATCTACTCCACAGGATTTGGCCTAGGCATTGTATGGCTATTTCTTTATTTTACAAATCTGATTCAGAAAATTGTAAAATACACCCCAAAATCTGTCGCTAGAGGAATTACTCTTGCTCTCGGATTTACCCTTTTTTTAACTGGGATAGAATTTTTTAAATCCGATATTTTAATCGGCGCCATAGCCATTTTAATTATATTGGTATTTAGGAAAAATACTAGACTTCCAGCCGCTATTTTATTATTTGTATTCGGAATTCTATTGGTCATTTTTAAGGGGCAGCTAACTGGTATCATCGACATAGGATTTACCCTTCCGCCGGTTACTACTATTTCTCTCAAGGACATTTATACTGGAATGATTTTGGCAGGAATAGCCCAAATACCACTTACTTTGACAAATGCAGTTATAGCAGTCACCGCATTACTCAAGGATTATTTCCCGGAAAAACCGGTATCTGAGAGGAAATTATTGCTCAATATGGGGGTTGTTAATATTGTAGTTCCATTCTTTGGAGGATTTCCGATGTGCCATGGTGCAGGGGGTCTGGCTGGGCAGTATACATTCGGCGCAAGAACGGGAGGTGCAAATATCATGGAGGGCTCCATTGAGATTGGTCTAGGCTTATTTTTATCAAAATCAATTCTAAATTTATTTTCTGTGTTCCCTATGAGCATAGTGGGAGCGATGTTGTTCTATGTATCGTACGAACTTGCTAAGTTGGCTCGAGACATTAAATCGTATCATGAGATATTTGTAATGCTTTTTACAGCAGTTGTTTCTGTAATTTCAAATATGGCAATAGGATTTGCACTGGGGATTATTACATTTAATCTACTTAAAAAATTCAATTCATAA